The Actinomyces viscosus genome segment CTCGTCAGGGGAGTCCGGCAGACCGGGGGTCTCCTTGGGCTTCTCGACGAAGGCCTTGATCTTGCCCCGGTCGGCGGGGTCGGTCTCGATGATGCCGAACTGGTCGGCCAGGGACCGGGGCTGGCGGATGCCCGCCACGGTGCAGGGCAGCCCGGAGGCGATGTGGTGGTCCAGCATCTGGGAGAAGTCCATGCGGTAGATGTTGTCCGCACCGGTGATGACCACGTAGTCGGGCCGCTCGTCGTCGAGCAGGTTGAGGGACTGGTAGATCGCGTCGGCGCTTCCCAGGAACCAGTGCTTGCCCACGCGCTGCTGGGCCGGCACCGGGGCGATGTAGTTGCCCAGCATGTCGGACATGCGCCACGTCTTGGAGATGTGACGGTCCAGCGAGTGGGACTTGTACTGGGTGAGCACCACGACCTTGAGGAAGCCGGAGTTGATCATGTTGGACAGCGAGAAGTCGATGAGCCGATAGATGCCACCGAAGGGGACGGCGGGCTTCGCGCGGTCGACGGTCAAGGGCATGAGACGCTTGCCCTCGCCACCGGCGAGGACGATTGCGAGAACGCGAGGTTGAGCCATGTGGCCCACCTTACGTTGCTTGAGAGACTTATGGGGCCAAACAGATCACAATTTGAGTCGATCCTGAAACAGCACGGACCTTCGATCTAGATCCGCCTCCGCGCGGGCCCCCGAGAGGGCCGCACGAGGGGGTCGGTGGAAACCACCGGCGTCGAAAGGTCCCGCTCGCAGGCGTGTGCGTATACCGTCGGATGTGGCGCCCGCCCCACTGCGGGCGCCCGTCCTGCGCCGAGGAAGGCGCGGTCAGTCCATCCAGCAGACAGAGGAGAGGCACACCCATGAGGGTCGACCTGCTGACCAAGGAGTACCCGCCCTTCATCTACGGCGGCGCCGGAGTCCACGTCAACGAGCTGGCCAAGGTCCTGCGCCCCCTGGCCGACGTCCGCGTCCACGCCTTCGGCGGCCCCCGCGAGCCCGGCACGGAGGGCGCCGACGACGGCGTCATCGGCTACCCCGAGATCGCCGAGCTCGACGGCGCCAACGCCGCCCTGCGCACCTTCGGCGTCGACCTGGAGATGGCCCAGGGCACCGAGGGGACCGACCTCGTCCACTCCCACACCTGGTACGCCAACCTCGCCGGTCACCTGTCCGGCCTGCTCCACGGCGTCCCCCACGTCATCAGCGCCCACTCTCTGGAGCCCCTGCGCCCCTGGAAGGCCGAGCAGCTCGGCGGCGGCTACGCCCTGTCCTCCTGGGCGGAGAAGACGGCCTACGAGGCCGCCTCCGGCATCATCGCCGTCTCCAACGGCATGCGTGACGACATCCTGCGCTCCTACCCGGCCATCGACCCCGAGCGCGTCAAGGTCGTCCACAACGGCATCGACCTTCAGGCCTGGAAGCACCCCGAGGGCGAGGAGGCCGACGCCGCGGCCGCCGCCACCCTGGAGCGGCTCGGCATCGACCCCGACCGCCCCACCGTCGTGTTCGTCGGCCGCATCACCCGCCAGAAGGGCCTGCCCCACCTGCTGCGCGCCTGCGAGCAGCTGCCCGCCGACGTCCAGGTCATCCTGTGCGCCGGGGCCCCCGACACCCCCGAGATCAAGGCCGAGGTCGAGGTCCTCGTGGCCCGCCTGCGTGAGAAGCGCACCGGCGTGGTCTGGATCGAGGAGATGCTGCCGCGCCCCGAGCTCATCGCCGTGCTGGCCGCCTCCGACGTCTTCGTGTGCCCCTCGGTGTACGAGCCCCTGGGCATCGTCAACCTTGAGGCGATGGCCGTGGGCCTGCCGGTCGTCGGCTCGGCCACCGGCGGCATCCCCGACGTCATCGTCGACGGCGAGACCGGGCTCCTGGTCCCCATCGAGCAGGTCCAGGACGGCACCGGAACCCCCATCGACCCGGCCCGCTTCGAGGCCGACCTGGCCGAGCGCCTGACCACCCTGGTCACCGACGCCGATGCCGCCAAGGCCATGGGGGAGGCCGCCCGACGCCGCGTCGAGGAGCACTTCGCCTGGGAGGCCATCGCCCAGCGCACCATGGACGTCTACAACTGGGTGCTGTCCCAGGGCTGAGCAGCCACAGGGTAGCCACTGGGCCCGGTCATGCAGGTCATGACCGGGCCCACCACTCGGTGGCGGCCGCGGCGCCATGGCGGGCCACCGCCAGCAGCGGACGCAGCACGCTCTCGCGCCGCTGCGCCTGAAGAGCCGTCGTGGCCGCGCCGTCGTCGTCCAGGGCCAGCTCGCAGATCCCCGCCAGCCGCAAGGAGCGCTCCAACAGCTCCCGGTTACGGTTCTCCATCCAGGGCGGGACGAGGCGCGGGTCCACCACGGCCGTGAGCAGGTCGTTGAGGGCGTCGGCCATCTCCGGGCGCTCACGGGCCAGGTCGAGCTCGATGAGCGCATCGATGGCCTCCTCGGTGGCGGCGTGCACCTGCCTGCGGGCGTGCGCCGCGTCGAGCGGCGGCAGCGGGCCGGTCAGCGGTTCGGCGCGCCAGGTCACGGAGGTGCCGGAGTCCTCGGGCACCAGCAGGACCCGGCCGGGCCCGCCCTCGACGACGACGCCCTCCTCGACGTCGGGCAGGATGCCCCAGGTGCCGGTGCCTGCGGTGGGGGAGGGCAGGACCGCCGTCACCCGGGTGAGTGGGCGGGCACCGGCGATCCACCGCTCCAGTCCGACGCGCTCTGGACCGTCACTGCCATTGCCGCCGTCGCCACCGCTGTCACAGTCCGACGCGCCGGTGATGACGCTGCCGATGACGTCGTGGACGCCGTCGGGCCCCTGGACCAGCGACAGGCCGTGGGAGGAGGGCACCGGTGTCCACAGGGCCAGCACGACGCTGACGGGCAGGTTGAGGGGATCCATGGGGATCCACCATAGTGAAGGGCGGGGCCACCACGAATCGGGCGGCTGGCCGGTATGGGGAGCAGACACTGTCCGGTGCCTGCTCGATCGGCACCGGATCGCGGCCCGGCTCCCGTCCCGGCGCCCCGTACCTGCCCGGTGTGATCTCGGTGGCACGATAGGATCGACTCATGACCAGTGTCCTGCACCTCGACGACGTCTCGCTGCACCGCGGCAGCCACCAGATCCTCAGCCACGTCAGCTGGGCCGTGGAGGAGGGACAGCACTGGGTGCTGCTGGGACCCAACGGTGCGGGCAAGACCACCATCGCCAGGATCGCCTCGGCCAGGCTCTTCCCCTCCTCCGGGGCGGTGGACGTCCTCTCCGAGCGGCTCGGGCGGGTGGACGTCTCCGAGCTCCACCCCCGCATCGGTCTGCTGTCCTCCGCCCTGGCCGCCAACGTCCAGGACGGGGAGAAGGTTCTCGGCGTGGTCCTGTCGGCCTCCTACGGGCGCATCGGACGCTGGCGCGAGGAGTACGACGACTCCGACGTCGAGCGTGCCCACGCCCTGCTGGGCGCCCTGGGGGCCGGGCACCTGGCCGAGCGCCTCTGGGGGACCCTGTCATCCGGGGAGCGCAAGCGCGTCGAGCTGGCCCGCGCCCTCATGCCGGACCCGGAGATGCTCTTCCTCGACGAGCCCGCCTCGGGCCTGGACCTGGCCAGCCGCGAGCAGCTCCTGGCTGCGCTCACGGAGATCATCTCCTCGCCCGACTCGCCCTCCATGGTCCTGGTGACCCACCACCTGGAGGAGATCCCGGAGGGCTTCACCCACGCGCTCACGCTGCGCCAGGGCACGGTTGTGGGCTCCGGCCCACTGGATCAGGTCCTCACCGAGGACACGATCAGCGCGACCTTCGACATGCCCCTGGAAGTCACCCACGACCGGGGCCGCTACACCGCCAGGGGAAGGCCGGGCGGTCAGGGCAGGCGCGTCGCCGAGGCCAGAGGATGACAGACTCCGGGCACGGGCAGCCGCGCTGACCCGCACCGACCCACAACTCACCAACCGCGTTCTTCAGGAGGTTCTCATGGAATGGCTGTTCTGGATCGGAGGGGCCCTGCTCCTCATCGTCGTTGAGACGGTGACAGCCGATCTCACCTTCCTCATGATCGCCGGTGGTGCGCTGGGAGGCGGCCTGACAGCCTTCCTCGGAGGGCCCCTGTGGGCGCAGGTGGTGGTCTTCGCCTGCATCTCCACCCTGCTGCTCTTCGCCGTGCGCCCCTGGGCCAAGCGGCGCCTGGCGGCCACCACCCCGCAGATGAAGACCAATGTCGACGCCCTCATCGGCAGGTCCGCCACCACCATCACCGTGGTGGACGACGGCGGGGGCCGGGTCCGTCTGGGCGGTGAGGAGTGGAGCGCCCGCCTGGCCCCCGCCGCACCAGGGGGCGGCACCCGCCTGGAGGCCGGCGCCCGGGTCACCGTCACTGAGATCGACGGGGCCGTGGCCGTCGTCGCCCCGGCGCCCGCCGACGCCTCCGCGTCCTGACGCCGGGATCCTCCCGGCAGGTCCACAGCGGTTCCGGCCCGGCCGGCAGTGTCCTACCGTGTTGGATGGCCTCTGCTGGTCCGCGTTGACATCGTCGGCGCCGTACCTGTTCACCCGTACCTTCACCTTTCAGTTCCCACGGTCGGCCCACAGCCGTCCTGACCACCCGTTCAACCCCGCAGGAGGAAACTCGTGCCCGTCATCTCCATCATCTTGCTGCTCCTGGCAGCACTGGTCATCGTCGCCATCTTCCGGGCGGTGCGGATCGTCAAGCAGAGCACCGCGATCATCGTCGAGCGCCTGGGCCGCTTCCAGGCGGCCTACACCGCCGGGATGCACTTCCTGGTGCCCTTCGTCGACCGGGTGCGCAACGTCATGGACCTGCGTGAGCAGGTCGTCTCCTTCCCGCCCCAGCCGGTGATCACCTCCGACAACCTCGTCGTGAGCATCGACTCGGTGGTCTACTACCAGATCACCGACCCGACGCGTGCCACCTACGAGATCTCCAACTACCTCCAGGCCATCGAGCAGCTGACCGTCACGACGCTGCGCAACGTCATCGGCGCGATGGGGACCTCGAGCAGACCCTGACCAGCCGCGACCAGATCAACGGCCAGCTGCGCGGCGTCCTGGACCAGGCCACCGGCCGCTGGGGCATCCGCGTGAGCAACGTCGAGCTCAAGTCCATCGACCCTCCGGCGTCGATCCAGGGAGCCATGGAGCAGCAGATGCGCGCCGAGCGCGACCGGCGTGCGGCCATCCTGACCGCCGAGGGCGTCAAGCAGTCCCAGATCCTGACCGCCGAGGGTGACAAGCAGTCGGCGATCCTGCGCGCCGAGGGCCAGGCCCAGTCGGCCATCCTCAAGGCCCAGGGCGAGTCCCGCGCGATCCTTCAGGTCTTTGACGCCATCCACCGCGGCAACGCCGACTCCAAGCTCCTCGCCTACCAGTACCTCCAGACCCTGCCCAAGATCGCCAACGGGACGAGCTCGAAGATGTGGATCGTGCCCACGGAGTTCACCGCCGCTCTCGACGGGATCGCCGGGGCCCTGGGCGGAGGCTCACCGACCGGCCCGGGCACCGGGGGCCCCGGGGACGAGGAGCGGGTGGGTGTCGACCTCTCCGGTATGGACTCGGGTCTCGACATCGCCTCGGACCTGGCCCAGACCCACCTCCAGGCCCCCGAGGAGGCGCTCGCCCAGGCCCGCGGTGAGGTCGAGACCGCCACC includes the following:
- a CDS encoding NfeD family protein, whose amino-acid sequence is MEWLFWIGGALLLIVVETVTADLTFLMIAGGALGGGLTAFLGGPLWAQVVVFACISTLLLFAVRPWAKRRLAATTPQMKTNVDALIGRSATTITVVDDGGGRVRLGGEEWSARLAPAAPGGGTRLEAGARVTVTEIDGAVAVVAPAPADASAS
- the glgA gene encoding glycogen synthase, with the protein product MRVDLLTKEYPPFIYGGAGVHVNELAKVLRPLADVRVHAFGGPREPGTEGADDGVIGYPEIAELDGANAALRTFGVDLEMAQGTEGTDLVHSHTWYANLAGHLSGLLHGVPHVISAHSLEPLRPWKAEQLGGGYALSSWAEKTAYEAASGIIAVSNGMRDDILRSYPAIDPERVKVVHNGIDLQAWKHPEGEEADAAAAATLERLGIDPDRPTVVFVGRITRQKGLPHLLRACEQLPADVQVILCAGAPDTPEIKAEVEVLVARLREKRTGVVWIEEMLPRPELIAVLAASDVFVCPSVYEPLGIVNLEAMAVGLPVVGSATGGIPDVIVDGETGLLVPIEQVQDGTGTPIDPARFEADLAERLTTLVTDADAAKAMGEAARRRVEEHFAWEAIAQRTMDVYNWVLSQG
- a CDS encoding ABC transporter ATP-binding protein → MTSVLHLDDVSLHRGSHQILSHVSWAVEEGQHWVLLGPNGAGKTTIARIASARLFPSSGAVDVLSERLGRVDVSELHPRIGLLSSALAANVQDGEKVLGVVLSASYGRIGRWREEYDDSDVERAHALLGALGAGHLAERLWGTLSSGERKRVELARALMPDPEMLFLDEPASGLDLASREQLLAALTEIISSPDSPSMVLVTHHLEEIPEGFTHALTLRQGTVVGSGPLDQVLTEDTISATFDMPLEVTHDRGRYTARGRPGGQGRRVAEARG